Part of the Micromonospora inyonensis genome, CTGCTCGGTGAGGCGCTCACGCTCTGGCGGGGCGAGCCACTCACCGACGTGGCCGCCGCACCGTTCGCCGCCGCGCAGATCGCCCGCCTGACCGAGCTGCGGCTGGGCATCGTGGAGGAGTACGCCGAGGCGGCCCTTGCCGCCGGGAACCCGGACGCACCGATCGTCGCACTGGGCGAGGTGGTCGCCCGCCACCCGCTGCGGGAACGCCCCCGTGGGCAGCTCATGCGGTCGCTGCACGCCGCCGGCCGGTCCGCCGAGGCGCTGCGGGTCTACGCCGACCTGCGCCGTACGCTCGCCGGGGAACTCGGCGTCGAACCCTCCGCCGAGCTGGCCGCAGTGCACCTGGCGGTACTGCGCGACGAGCGCGACGACCGGGTGTCCCCGCCGCCGGCCCGGCTTCCGGCCCAGCTGAGCAGCTTCGTCGGCCGGGAGGACGACCTGGCCCGGGTGGCGGGACTGCTCGACGCCGGGCGGCTGGTCACCGTCACCGGACCGGGTGGGGTCGGCAAGACCAGGCTCGCGGTCGCGGCGGCCGGACGGCGTACCGGTGAGACCTGCTTCGTCGATCTCGCTCCGCTGCCCTCCGGCGCGCGGGTCGCGCCCGTCCTGCTCGACGCGTTGGGCCTGCGCGAGTCGGGGCTCGGCCTGCCCGGCGTGAACCGTGTACCGATGTCCGGCCCACCCGATGCCGGTCGGCCTGCTACCGGCCCAGCCGGCGGCCTGTCCGGTGCCGGCGGGTCGTCCGCCGTCGGTGTGCCCTCCGGCGGTGCCGATCCGGCGGTGGCCCGCCTGGTCACCGCGCTGTCGGACCGGCGGATGCTGCTCGTGCTCGACAACTGCGAGCACCTCGTCGGCGACGCCGCGCCGGTCGTACGCCGTCTCCTCGCCGCCTGCCCCGACCTGCGGATACTGGCCACCAGCCGGGAGCCGCTCGGCCTCACCGGGGAACTGCTCTGCCCGCTGGCCCCGCTGCCCGTGCCGAACCGGGAGGTGCCGCCCGGGACCGCCGTCACCGCCCCGGCGATGCGCCTCTTCGCCGACCGGGCCGGCGCGGTACGTCCGGACTTCGTCCTCGACAGCGGCACCGTCGACACGGTACGGCGTATCTGCGCCGCACTGGACGGCCTGCCCCTGGCGATCGAGCTGGCGGCGGTCCGGGTGCGTGCCCTGCCGCTGGCCGAGGTGGCGTCCCGGCTGGACGACCGCTTCCGGCTGCTCTCCCGGGGTGACCGGACCGCCGCGCTCCGGCACCAGACGCTGCACGCCGTGGTCCGCTGGAGCTGGGACCTGCTCGACGACGCGCAACGGCGACTCCTGCGCCGGCTGACCGTCTTCGCGGGCGGGGAGACGGTCTCCGCGGCCGAGCAGGTCTGCGGTGGTAGCAGGGGTCCCCTGCTACCGCTTTCTGAGGAGGAAGGGCCCCCTGCAACCACCCGGCGCGGGCCGGACACCGCCGAACTGCTCGCCGCGTTGGTGGACCGGTCGTTGCTCGAACACACCGCCGGCCGGTACCGGATGCTGGAGACGGTGCGGAGTTTCGGTGCCGAGCGGCTCGTCGAGGCCGGCGAAGACGATCTTCTCCGTCGGGCGCATGCCGCGTACTTCCTCCGCCTGGCCGCGACGGCGGACGGCTACCTGCGCCGGGAGGAGCAGGTGGACTGGCTGCACCGGCTCCGTGCCGAACACCGTAACCTGGACGCCGCCCTGCGCTGGGCGGTCGCCGCCGACCCGCCGCTGGCGATGCGGCTGGTCGGCGCGCTGAGCGCCTACTGGTATCTGCGTGGCCTGCGCGGCGAGATCGCGCCGCTGGCGGAGCAGTTGCTGCGCGCGGTCGGCGCGGAATCCCCCGACGGGCTGGCCGAGGAGTACGTGCTCTGCGTGGTGTACGCCGTGTCCGGCGGTGCCGGTGCCGGGCTGTCCGACCACGTACGACGGGCGACCGCCCTGATGGACGCGATGGACCGCCCGCCCCGGCAGCCGTTCCTCAACGTCCTCTGGGCACAGTTCGCCGGACCGCCCGGGCGCGGAGCTGCCCCGGCGCAGGCGGCTGATCGGCGCGGACCCGTGGTCGCAGGCGCTCGGCCACTTCGGCAACGGCTTCCTCGCCCTGTTCCAGGGCATCGTCGACACGGCCGAGTCGGAGCTACGGCAGGCGTTGGCCGGGTTCCGGTCGGTGGGCGACCGGTGGGGCGTGTCGCAGGCGCTGGACGGGCTGGCGACCATCGCCGCCTGGCGCGGCGCGGACGACGAGGGCCTCGCCCTGCGTGACGAGGCTCTGGAACTGGTCCGGCAACTCGACGCCTACGAGGAGGTGGCGGACCTGCACTGCCGGCGGGCCGAGCGGCTGCTGCGGGCCGGTGACGCCGACGCCGCCCGGGCCGAGTACGAGCGGGCCGTCGATCTCGTCCGCCGTGGCGGCATGTCGACGACGGCGGCGCAGATCGCGTGGGGCCTCGGTGAGGTGGCCCGATTGGCCGGTGACCTGGCGGAGGCGCGTCGGTGGCAGACGGAGACGCTGGCCCGGGTCTCGGCGGGATGGACGGACGCCGAGGTCCGGGTCGCCGCGTTGACCGCGCTGGGCCGGGTGGCGCAGGCCGGGGACGATCCCGCCGAGGCCCGCCGACGGCACCGGGAGGCGCTCGACGCGGCCCTCCGCCGGCACAACGGGTCGACCGATGCCGACGCGGCCGAGGGGCTGGCCGGGGTGCTGCTGGCGGAGGGGGCAGCCGAGCGGGCGGCGTGGCTGCTCGGGGTGGCCACCGCGGTACGCGGCCTGCGGGTGACCGCCTGCCGGGACGTGGCCGTGGTGGTCGACGGTGCGCGGGCGGCGCTCGGC contains:
- a CDS encoding BTAD domain-containing putative transcriptional regulator encodes the protein MFFGILGPVEARTVDGTSVPLGGRQLRALLALLLLDAGRVVTTSRLIDGLHGEHPPVGAANALQSQVSRLRRALRDAGTAPLVEAHPAGYRLAVDREDVDVHRVVRLGRAGRQALAAGAPARAVALLGEALTLWRGEPLTDVAAAPFAAAQIARLTELRLGIVEEYAEAALAAGNPDAPIVALGEVVARHPLRERPRGQLMRSLHAAGRSAEALRVYADLRRTLAGELGVEPSAELAAVHLAVLRDERDDRVSPPPARLPAQLSSFVGREDDLARVAGLLDAGRLVTVTGPGGVGKTRLAVAAAGRRTGETCFVDLAPLPSGARVAPVLLDALGLRESGLGLPGVNRVPMSGPPDAGRPATGPAGGLSGAGGSSAVGVPSGGADPAVARLVTALSDRRMLLVLDNCEHLVGDAAPVVRRLLAACPDLRILATSREPLGLTGELLCPLAPLPVPNREVPPGTAVTAPAMRLFADRAGAVRPDFVLDSGTVDTVRRICAALDGLPLAIELAAVRVRALPLAEVASRLDDRFRLLSRGDRTAALRHQTLHAVVRWSWDLLDDAQRRLLRRLTVFAGGETVSAAEQVCGGSRGPLLPLSEEEGPPATTRRGPDTAELLAALVDRSLLEHTAGRYRMLETVRSFGAERLVEAGEDDLLRRAHAAYFLRLAATADGYLRREEQVDWLHRLRAEHRNLDAALRWAVAADPPLAMRLVGALSAYWYLRGLRGEIAPLAEQLLRAVGAESPDGLAEEYVLCVVYAVSGGAGAGLSDHVRRATALMDAMDRPPRQPFLNVLWAQFAGPPGRGAAPAQAADRRGPVVAGARPLRQRLPRPVPGHRRHGRVGATAGVGRVPVGGRPVGRVAGAGRAGDHRRLARRGRRGPRPA
- a CDS encoding tetratricopeptide repeat protein, whose protein sequence is MSQALDGLATIAAWRGADDEGLALRDEALELVRQLDAYEEVADLHCRRAERLLRAGDADAARAEYERAVDLVRRGGMSTTAAQIAWGLGEVARLAGDLAEARRWQTETLARVSAGWTDAEVRVAALTALGRVAQAGDDPAEARRRHREALDAALRRHNGSTDADAAEGLAGVLLAEGAAERAAWLLGVATAVRGLRVTACRDVAVVVDGARAALGEAGYVAALARGAALSHTEGRAALRALIRT